The sequence CTATTATTTCATTGTAACTAGTGTATTTGTGATTAATTAGGTTTGCGATACTTTGATTAACGTAGATTCTATCTGAAACATCAGCTGCTATTCTTATAATCTCTTCAAACCTATACTTAACTATATCCGTATTGTAACTTGCTTCATGAATCGTATTATTTATTACTATGTTAGTCATACTTTTAGTTAAATACACACCAACAATTAACACTGGAATAAAAACAACTATGAGATATATAAATATCAACTTATTTCTTATTTTCATATTTTTTACAGCGGTCGACAAATATTTTGTTTTTTTCATTTTTTCTACTCATTCCTTAATATATCCTTTATATAAATATACCACATTTTATTGTAATCGTATACTGAATTTCTCTCATTCTCTCTCATTTAATCACATACATTACAGTATCAAAAACATAATTATATTTTCAGTTAAATATTTAACTCAGCTTAATTAGTTTATTATTATATTTGCATTTTTAATATTTTAAAAATTTTTATAACTAATTTAGCGAGTAAAATTTATAAAATTTATATAGTATTTAATAAAAAAAATCTATAGTAAACTTAATACTGTAATTAGTATTATAGGTGCACACTATAGATGATCCATGTATACTTTAAAATATAAATTTTGTAACTTTACAAGTATTTAGTTTTTACTTATACAACTAAATAAAATGCTACGATTTTAAGCAGCTTGATAACATTTTTTATACACTACTTAAAAATGATTTAAGGATTATATTCATAGCTGCTCAAATAACATAGATACCACATAAATATTCTAGAATATTACCTGCAAATTTTTATAAAGAAAGTGTCAACCTAATGGTTAGATTTAATAATTTTATACCTGAAAAACTACTAATTAATACAGTTCGTTTACCTTACAAATTATCGGACTATTAATTAATAATATTTTGTCCACTACATTAATTATAAATACTTAACAACCTTGTAATATATACGTTCTAAGTAATGTTCTACATTAATAATCAGTAAAATAAACTTAATATGCAATTTATTTATTTGAACATATATATTAAAAATCTATCATTACACTTTCAATAAAACCATCTTTGAATTTAATTGAAAATAGGCTTAAAGCTATACCATTGCTATAAGCCTATTTTCTCATTTCTATTGATACTAATGATGTATAAGTTATGACAAAATTTCTGCACTCTAATACATAATGTATATGTTATCTATACAAAACTCCTCAATAATAATGCCCTGTTCAAGTTGCAATAATTCAACACTTATTACCAAGATTTAAATATAATACTTCTATATATAACTTTATAAATATATAGGACACTCATAAGTTTTTACTTAACTGTGGATTACATTTTCCATTTGTAACATTTGATAAATTATTTAGTATTTCACATCATTATTCTGCGACTTCTATAGTTATATATCCAATTTTCTAAACTGTTCAGTATAATTTTGCATGTAAATCATGTCTAATTTTTACATTTGTAAACCTTTTCTACAATTGTATAATTAGTGTATATTTCAAGCAATTGAAATATATTGATTTGAGTGTTTGGAATAAAATATAGAGGGGGAATTTTCTTGTTTTAGCTCACTCCATTATTAATTAATTTAAACAAATCTAATCCTATTTCTAAATAATTTTATTAACAATTTTCTATTACCATTTCAAACAGAATTATTAATATCATTAATCGTAAACACCATATTATAAATGAATTTCAGAATTTAGTATTATCGTTAAATTTATTATGGAGATGATTGTATGAATAAAAAAGTTCTTAGTTTATTTACTGCTGTTCTTTTTAGTTCTTCATTTGCATTAAACTTAACAACTTCTTACGTTAAGACTGCTAAAGCTGCTACAAATTCAAATGTAGCATCAAACCAAACTGTAGCTACTACTGCTTACAACTGGAATAACGCAAAAATTGTTGGTGGTGGATTTATACCAGGAATCATTTATAATGCTAAAGAAAAAGATTTAAAATACATCCGTACAGATATGGGTGGAGCCTATAGATGGGATAAAATTAATAATAAATGGATTCCATTAACAGACTGGGTAGGATTTGATGATTGGAATTCTTTAGGTTGTGAAAGCCTTGCAACAGACCCTGTAAATCCTGATCGTGTATACATTGCTGCTGGAACCTACACTAATGATTGGACTACTCAAAATGGAAAGATTTTAAGGTCCAGTGATAGGGGTAAAACCTGGCAATCTACAACCCTACCAATAAAACTTGGTGGAAATATGCCCGGTAGATCTATGGGAGAGAGATTAGTCATAGATCCAAACAATAACAATATCTTATACCTTGGTACTAGAAGTGGTAATGGCCTATGGAAAAGCACAGATGCAGGTGTAACTTGGTCTAAGGTAACAAGTTTTAGTGCTGTAGGTAATTATGCAGACGATTATTTTAAAGATCAAATCGGAGTTGCGTGGGTTGTTTTTGATCCAACTTCAGCAAAAGGAACTTCTGGTTCTCAAACAATTTATGTTGGCGTGGCTGATACAAATAACACTATATATAAGAGTACTGATGGTGGCTCTACCTGGGCACCTGTAGAAGGCCAACCTAAAGCTGGTTACTTTCCTCATCATGGAGTTTTAGCATCCAATGGTATGCTATACGTAACATATAGCAATACCTGTGGCCCTTATGATGGGAGTAAGGGTGATGTCTGGAAGTGTAATACAAAAACTGGTGATTGGACAAAAATTAGTCCTGTAGCTTCAACTAGTGAAGATGACTATTATGGATATGGAGGATTAGCAGTAGATGCTCAAAATCCCAATACCCTAGTAGTAACTACATTAAATTCTTGGTGGCCTGATGCCAACATTTATCGTAGTACTGATGGAGGTGCTACTTGGACTTCTTTATGGTCATGGAATGGTTATCCAACAAGAACTATGCGCTACACTCAAGATATCTCTGTTTCACCATGGTTAAATTGGGGAACAACTCCTGCTTTCCCTGAAATGAATCCAAAAATAGGTTGGATGATAGGTGACATAGAGATAAACCCATTTAATTCTGATGAGATGTTATATGGAACTGGTGCAACATTATATGGTTCAGATAACCTTACTAACTTAGATAAAGGTGATAAAATAACTATTTCAGTTAAAGCTGACGGTATTGAAGAAACTGCTGTAAACTCATTAGTTAGTTTACCTTCCGGAGCACACTTATTAAGTGGTTTAGGTGATGTATCTGGATTCAAGTATGACAATGACTTAACAAAGGTTCCAAGTAAAATGTTTTCAAACCCTACATTCTCAACTACTTCTTGCATTGATTATGCTGAATCAAATCCAAACTATGTTGTACGTGTAGGTGTTACTGATAAGAAAGTTCAATGCTTTGCTTCTTCAAATGATGGAGGAAGCAATTGGAACCCTGGGAACTCAGATATTTCAGGTAGTGAAGGTGGCGGTTCTGTTGCTGTTTCCGCAGATGGAAATACAGTTGTATGGAGCCCTACTGGTGAAAAAGCTACTGTAGGCTACTCTAAAACTAACGGTAACTCATGGACCAGCTGCATTGGTATACCTGCTCATGCAAGGGTTTACTCCGATCGTGTAAATTCAAAGAAATTTTATGGTTTCTTAAATGGAGTATTTTATATTAGTACCGACGGTGGCACAACCTTCTCTAAAACTTCTGCCACAGGATTACCTACAACAGGTACTGGAGATTTCAAAGCAGTACCAGGAGTTGAGGGTGATATATGGTTAACTGGTGGAAGCGATAAAGAAGGCGTTTATGGCTTATGGCATTCAACTGATTCAGGTGCAACATTTACCAAACTAACTAATGTTGATAAAGCAGATGTTATTGGTTTTGGTAAAGCAGCCCCTAATAAAACAAATGTTGCATTATATACAAGTGCTCAAATCGGAGGAGTACGTGGAATATTCAGATCAGATGATTATGGTGCAAACTGGATAAGAATTAATGATGATGCCCACCAATATGGATGTACAAATGCTACAATTACTGGAGATCCAAGAATATTTGGCCGTGTATATGTTGGAACTAATGGTAGAGGTATAGTTTATGGAGACCCTGTAAATTCATCTGAACCAACCCAACCTACGCAACCAACTATTAATGACTCAACAATTTCTCCAACAACAGCATCTTTTGATTTATCTAAAGATAAGCAAACTGATATTCAAATATCAACTACGTTAAATGGTAACACATTATCTTCAATATCAAGTGAATCAACAGTTTTGATTCAAGGCACTGATTATACTGTTTCTAATAGTACAGTTACTATATCAAAAAGTTATTTAGCAAAGCAATCAGTAGGATCATTAAACTTAATTTTCAAATTTAGTGCAGGCAATAATTGTACATTAGCAGTTACTATTAAGAATTCAGACGTTACACCAGATCCTACGCCAGTGCAAAGCAGTACTTTAAAATTACAAACATTTAACGGTACTACTACAGCATCAAGTACCAAGTTAGACCCAATGTTTAGATTAACTAATACATCAACAAGTGATCTAGATTTATCTAAAGTCAAAATAAGATATTATTACACTGTAGATTCTGATGTTAACCAAACATTCTGGTGTAATTGGTCAAGTATTGGAAGTACCAACGTCATTGGTACATTCAATAAATTATCTACAACAAAAACTAATTCAGATTCATATTTAGAAATCACTTTTTCAAACTCAGCTGGTATGCTTAAAGCTGGAAGTAGCATTGATATCCAAACAATGCTGGCTAAAAATAATTGGAGCAGCTACAATCAGACCAATGATTACTCCTTCAATTCCTCATCAAGTTTTGTTGACTTTACTAAATGCCCAGTATACTATAATGATACTTTAGTGTATGGTGTAGAGCCTTAGTAATCTATAAAGGAATACCATTTTGCAAGTTAAATATTGAGTGAAATTAAATGTTAAAGTATCTAACATTATGTACCTTAACATTCTATAATTAACTATTACAAAAATTTAAAGACTGCGTATAAAATCATAATTTTTATATGCAGTTATTTTTTTATACATAAGAAATTAACATAGTACTTTTAGGTATAGGTGCTTTTAGGTATATTCTAAATCGTGTATAGAACTATTCCACTTAAATGTTGGTGAAAATTTTGTCGAATTTTTGTAACTTGTCCAACAACATTATTATGGAATAGTTCTATAGGGATTCTCATAGATACATAGTCACATACCTCTCCTTAATTCTTCATAAAAAATTTTAATCACAGTGAATATAAAAAAATAATCAGTCAAAAATTCAGAGAGAACATATTTTCTGAATGGAGTGATTGAGGTGAGGACTAATAAATTAGATTTATTTTCAACGAACCAATGCAATGAAGAATTTAAGGAAACTTACATAAAAGATTGTTTAAACTACTATTACGACTTTTTAAAATCAGCTAAAAACATAGCCAAATGCCCACACTGCGGCAGTATCAACATAATAAAATATGGATACACAAAGTCAGGCACCAATATGTATAAAAGACATCTATGTAAATGCTGTGATAAAACTTTTTCTGAGGTTACCACATCTCCATTAAGCTACAGTAAAAAAGATATTCACGTATGGATACAATATTTAGGCTGCATGGCTAAGGGTATGACATTGAAAGCAATATCAGAGGAATTAAAAATAAATATTAAAACAGCTTTTGCGTGGAGACATAAGATATTAAGTTCTATTGAGAGTAAAGTAATGGCGAGTGAGTTGTCACATCATGTGCAAGTTGATGATTTTATGATGCGAAAAAACTTAAAAGGAAATAAGAAAATTCCTTTAGAAACTAAAAAAGCTAGATTAAAATATTCAAGGTTTGAAGCACCTATGAATGAAAGAATAAGAGTAATAAGCTGCATAGATGATTCAAAAAATATAGTTTTAAGAGGAATAGACAATAGTGTAGTAAATTATGAAGATGCAAGAAAGTTCTTATCTCCGTTAGTGAAACCAAAGTCAATACTATGTACAGCAAGAAATTTTTCGTATATAAGTTTTGCAAAGAAAAATAAGTTTAGAATAGAGTTAGAAAGATCGAAACGGTATAAAACCAAAACAGGGGAATACTTAGATAACAAAACAGCCAGAAATAATGGATTTAATTTTATTAGATATATAGAAAAATTCATGGGGATTGCCACGAAATATGTGAATTATTATCTTAATTTATATGTTTGGGATATTAAAAACAAGGCAAACCAATTTTGTGTTGCAGTAAAACAGTTATTTATAAAATTACTAAACAGCAATAAAGTTTTGAGAACTGTTGATTTTAAGAATGTAACTTTAGATGGGGTATCACATTAATTATTACTTTAATTAACTTGTAGTTTTAAGAAGTAACAGCTATGTATTGACAAGTTATTAACTATATCAAATAAAACCAATATAGTTAATAAGAAAAGAAGCAGGTTACATGAATTTTTCAATTCAAGTGACTTGCTTTAAAGGGATTATCTTTATATTAATAACTTAGTATTTTATATTTGTTAACTAAATTCTTTTTGGTAAACATATTATTTTGTTTTTATTAACGTTAATCTAAGATCCTTATTAAAAACGTACTTAGCTCCTTTAAATGCTGCAATTTCAATTTCTTTATCATTATATTTTAATTTAAGTGGTGCTGCATTATCAGATATTATTTCAATCTTTCTAACTTTACCATCTTCCCAAGAAAAATCAACTTCAAATCCACCTCTTGCTCTTAGTCCTTTTACTGAACCATCTTTCCAAGCCTTAGGAATTGCTGGTAAAATCTCTATTGCACCATTATGACTTTGAATTAGCATTTCTGCTATCCCTGCTGTACCACCAAAATTACCATCAATTTGGAATGGAGGGCATACATCAAATAAATTAGATAATGTCAATTTTTTTAATAATGTCAATACATAATTATATGCAGACTCTCCATCTTTAAGTCTTGAAAATAAACAAATTAGCCAAGAACAGCTCCAACCAGT comes from Clostridium sp. TW13 and encodes:
- a CDS encoding X2-like carbohydrate binding domain-containing protein — its product is MNKKVLSLFTAVLFSSSFALNLTTSYVKTAKAATNSNVASNQTVATTAYNWNNAKIVGGGFIPGIIYNAKEKDLKYIRTDMGGAYRWDKINNKWIPLTDWVGFDDWNSLGCESLATDPVNPDRVYIAAGTYTNDWTTQNGKILRSSDRGKTWQSTTLPIKLGGNMPGRSMGERLVIDPNNNNILYLGTRSGNGLWKSTDAGVTWSKVTSFSAVGNYADDYFKDQIGVAWVVFDPTSAKGTSGSQTIYVGVADTNNTIYKSTDGGSTWAPVEGQPKAGYFPHHGVLASNGMLYVTYSNTCGPYDGSKGDVWKCNTKTGDWTKISPVASTSEDDYYGYGGLAVDAQNPNTLVVTTLNSWWPDANIYRSTDGGATWTSLWSWNGYPTRTMRYTQDISVSPWLNWGTTPAFPEMNPKIGWMIGDIEINPFNSDEMLYGTGATLYGSDNLTNLDKGDKITISVKADGIEETAVNSLVSLPSGAHLLSGLGDVSGFKYDNDLTKVPSKMFSNPTFSTTSCIDYAESNPNYVVRVGVTDKKVQCFASSNDGGSNWNPGNSDISGSEGGGSVAVSADGNTVVWSPTGEKATVGYSKTNGNSWTSCIGIPAHARVYSDRVNSKKFYGFLNGVFYISTDGGTTFSKTSATGLPTTGTGDFKAVPGVEGDIWLTGGSDKEGVYGLWHSTDSGATFTKLTNVDKADVIGFGKAAPNKTNVALYTSAQIGGVRGIFRSDDYGANWIRINDDAHQYGCTNATITGDPRIFGRVYVGTNGRGIVYGDPVNSSEPTQPTQPTINDSTISPTTASFDLSKDKQTDIQISTTLNGNTLSSISSESTVLIQGTDYTVSNSTVTISKSYLAKQSVGSLNLIFKFSAGNNCTLAVTIKNSDVTPDPTPVQSSTLKLQTFNGTTTASSTKLDPMFRLTNTSTSDLDLSKVKIRYYYTVDSDVNQTFWCNWSSIGSTNVIGTFNKLSTTKTNSDSYLEITFSNSAGMLKAGSSIDIQTMLAKNNWSSYNQTNDYSFNSSSSFVDFTKCPVYYNDTLVYGVEP
- a CDS encoding IS1595 family transposase, encoding MRTNKLDLFSTNQCNEEFKETYIKDCLNYYYDFLKSAKNIAKCPHCGSINIIKYGYTKSGTNMYKRHLCKCCDKTFSEVTTSPLSYSKKDIHVWIQYLGCMAKGMTLKAISEELKINIKTAFAWRHKILSSIESKVMASELSHHVQVDDFMMRKNLKGNKKIPLETKKARLKYSRFEAPMNERIRVISCIDDSKNIVLRGIDNSVVNYEDARKFLSPLVKPKSILCTARNFSYISFAKKNKFRIELERSKRYKTKTGEYLDNKTARNNGFNFIRYIEKFMGIATKYVNYYLNLYVWDIKNKANQFCVAVKQLFIKLLNSNKVLRTVDFKNVTLDGVSH